The following proteins come from a genomic window of Paeniglutamicibacter kerguelensis:
- a CDS encoding methionine ABC transporter ATP-binding protein, giving the protein MINIKDVSTVFPSADNPFVAVDNVSLEIPRGSIQGIIGFSGAGKSTLLRNINLLERPTSGQIIVDGTDLTALNDEELRRARHHIGMIFQHFNLLNNRNAVENVELSLKFAGVPKKDRRRRALEALAIVDLADKTTAYPGQLSGGQKQRVAIARALATEPKVLLCDEPTSAVDPRTTASVLQYLSDINAQLGITTVIVTHEMNVVKAIADNVAVMEDGAVVEQFDIASLKNPAFTPATAIGRYLISDEISLDRKPTTAPAPASAATESLKEESYV; this is encoded by the coding sequence ATGATCAACATCAAAGACGTGTCCACAGTTTTCCCGTCAGCGGATAATCCCTTTGTTGCCGTGGACAACGTTTCGCTGGAGATCCCGCGAGGCTCAATCCAAGGAATCATTGGTTTTTCCGGCGCAGGCAAGTCGACCCTGCTGCGCAACATCAACCTGCTTGAGCGACCAACCAGCGGGCAAATCATCGTCGACGGCACGGACCTTACCGCGCTGAACGATGAAGAACTGCGTCGGGCGCGCCACCACATCGGCATGATCTTTCAGCACTTCAACCTCTTGAACAACCGCAATGCCGTTGAGAATGTCGAACTCAGCCTCAAGTTTGCCGGTGTCCCCAAAAAGGACCGCCGGCGCCGGGCACTGGAAGCCCTAGCGATCGTGGACCTGGCGGACAAGACAACTGCTTACCCCGGCCAGCTCTCCGGCGGCCAAAAGCAGCGCGTTGCGATTGCCCGCGCACTGGCCACAGAGCCGAAGGTGCTTCTGTGCGACGAACCGACTTCCGCCGTTGACCCGCGGACCACTGCCTCGGTCCTCCAGTACCTTTCCGACATCAACGCCCAATTGGGTATCACCACGGTCATCGTGACGCACGAAATGAATGTCGTAAAGGCCATTGCGGACAACGTCGCGGTCATGGAGGACGGGGCGGTTGTCGAGCAATTCGACATTGCCTCACTGAAGAACCCGGCGTTCACCCCCGCCACCGCAATCGGCCGATACCTGATCTCAGATGAAATTTCGCTGGATCGAAAGCCAACCACGGCCCCGGCACCCGCGTCGGCTGCAACCGAATCCTTGAAGGAGGAGTCTTATGTCTAA
- a CDS encoding LLM class flavin-dependent oxidoreductase encodes MSTTSAQRQIRFNAFDMNCVGHQSPGLWKHPKDQSARYKDLSYWTDLAKTLEKGKFDGIFIADVLGTYDVFGGSNEVPLRAGTQVPVNDPMMLVSAMAAVTEHLGFGVTAGTAYEHPYPFARRLATLDHLTKGRVGWNVVTGYLPSAARNMGQEDQLEHDERYNHADEYMEVIYKLLEGSWEEDAVVRDVERGIFTDPTKVHEIKHEGKYFKVPGIAITEPSPQRTPVVFQAGASPRGLKFASENAEAVFVTSPTKEILKETVTKIRDAAEAAGRGRYDVRIYAMQTIVTGPDSASAEAKFEDYKSYADIDGALALISGWMGVDLSTYGPDDVIGDNVKSNAIQSSVATFQKASGDDGNPWTIRQLAEWVGVGGFGPITVGSGAEVAEKLIDWVAETDVDGFNLAYAITPGTFEDVVEFVVPELQARGAYQSEYVEGTLRNKLFGKGDRVQESHKAANYRLSAAKVG; translated from the coding sequence ATGAGCACGACTTCCGCACAACGCCAGATCCGTTTCAATGCCTTCGACATGAACTGCGTCGGTCACCAATCTCCCGGGCTGTGGAAGCACCCGAAGGACCAGTCCGCACGCTACAAGGACCTGTCCTACTGGACCGATCTTGCCAAGACCCTGGAAAAGGGAAAGTTCGACGGCATCTTCATCGCCGATGTGCTGGGCACCTACGATGTCTTCGGCGGTTCCAACGAGGTGCCGTTGCGTGCCGGAACCCAGGTTCCCGTCAACGATCCAATGATGCTCGTCTCCGCCATGGCCGCCGTGACCGAACACCTGGGATTCGGCGTCACCGCCGGCACCGCCTACGAGCACCCGTACCCGTTTGCCCGTCGCCTGGCCACGCTTGACCACCTCACCAAGGGACGCGTCGGCTGGAACGTCGTCACCGGATACCTGCCCTCCGCGGCACGGAACATGGGCCAGGAAGACCAGCTGGAACACGACGAGCGTTACAACCACGCCGATGAATACATGGAAGTCATCTACAAGCTTCTTGAGGGTTCGTGGGAAGAGGACGCGGTGGTGCGCGACGTCGAACGCGGCATCTTCACCGACCCGACCAAGGTCCATGAGATCAAGCACGAGGGCAAGTACTTCAAGGTCCCCGGCATCGCGATCACCGAGCCGAGCCCGCAGCGCACACCCGTGGTGTTCCAAGCCGGCGCCTCTCCGCGTGGCCTGAAGTTCGCCTCGGAAAACGCTGAGGCAGTCTTCGTGACCTCGCCGACCAAGGAAATCCTCAAGGAAACCGTCACCAAGATCCGCGATGCCGCAGAGGCCGCGGGCCGTGGCCGCTACGACGTGCGCATCTACGCCATGCAGACCATCGTCACCGGCCCCGACAGCGCCAGCGCCGAAGCGAAGTTCGAGGACTACAAGTCCTACGCCGACATAGACGGCGCCCTGGCGCTGATTTCCGGCTGGATGGGTGTCGACCTGTCCACGTACGGTCCCGACGACGTCATCGGCGACAACGTGAAATCAAACGCCATCCAGTCCTCCGTTGCAACGTTCCAGAAGGCCAGCGGCGATGACGGCAACCCCTGGACGATTCGCCAGCTTGCCGAATGGGTGGGCGTCGGCGGCTTCGGCCCGATCACCGTTGGTTCCGGGGCCGAGGTGGCGGAAAAGCTCATCGACTGGGTCGCGGAAACCGACGTCGACGGCTTCAACCTCGCCTATGCCATCACTCCCGGCACGTTCGAGGACGTCGTTGAGTTCGTTGTTCCGGAGCTCCAGGCCCGCGGCGCATACCAGAGCGAATATGTCGAGGGCACGCTGCGCAACAAGCTCTTCGGCAAGGGCGACCGCGTCCAGGAATCGCACAAGGCCGCCAACTACCGGCTCTCCGCCGCAAAGGTCGGCTAG
- a CDS encoding DUF1345 domain-containing protein has translation MKIARSERTRHRRLRIIGMVVGGGFAAALTGLLGAWVYAPAVGWGLAALIYNLWVWSSITPMDHVRTAAHAQEEDPGRSTSDLLILLAALGSLAAVVLVMLGSKNADGNARFLLALLALTCTGMSWLLVHTLFTLRYAVIYYDGAPGGIDFNQKEPPQYTDFAYMAFSMGMTYQVSDTNITSRVMRSAALRHSLLAFVFGTGILATTINLVVSLAP, from the coding sequence ATGAAGATCGCACGCTCAGAACGCACTCGGCACCGCCGGTTGCGCATCATCGGCATGGTTGTCGGCGGTGGTTTCGCAGCCGCGCTGACAGGGCTTCTTGGCGCCTGGGTGTATGCGCCGGCAGTGGGTTGGGGCCTCGCCGCGCTGATCTACAACCTCTGGGTGTGGTCGAGCATCACCCCGATGGATCATGTCCGCACGGCCGCCCATGCCCAGGAAGAGGACCCCGGCCGCAGCACCTCGGACCTTCTGATCCTCTTGGCGGCACTGGGGTCGCTGGCCGCCGTCGTCCTGGTGATGTTGGGCAGCAAGAACGCCGATGGAAATGCACGGTTCCTGCTGGCACTGCTGGCCTTGACCTGCACGGGGATGTCGTGGCTGCTCGTGCACACGTTGTTTACGCTGCGCTATGCGGTGATTTACTACGACGGAGCGCCCGGTGGCATCGACTTCAACCAGAAGGAACCGCCGCAATACACCGATTTTGCCTACATGGCGTTCAGCATGGGCATGACTTATCAGGTGTCGGACACAAACATCACCTCACGTGTGATGCGATCGGCAGCGCTGCGCCACAGCCTGCTGGCGTTTGTGTTTGGCACGGGAATCCTGGCCACCACCATCAACCTGGTCGTCAGCCTGGCCCCGTAA
- a CDS encoding acyl-CoA dehydrogenase family protein, translating into MVAESHLHTFDVDTDPNIFGPVSLEALASNAPARHLLKLTPGVPRSGHYDELAAVFRPVFARIAEGASERDATRTLPFEQVGWLNRERFGALRIPVSEGGYGASLSDLFRLLIELAEADSQVAHLWRAHIAFVESALMLQDAAVRSRWTERIAAGQIVGNAYTERGGNTLGSLNTTLEQRGERWFVTGEKYYCTGTIYADWVAVAASHPNLAGRQIALVSTQRSGVKIYDDWDGFGQQLTGTGSTTFQDVPVDTLLPEEQQINDPESAIFQLVLLAVQAGITRAALNDVRSAVQARTRTFSTGTGVPIRNEPQVLQLVGEISAAAFATDSIVLAAVAEIEIALGDDSLSPAERFAVCELAADRAQTIVQPMALAAATKLFDGLGASATAKGCNMDRHWRNARTVATHNPAIYKARIVGDYEVNGTAPKRLNAVGDLGSTTGTAGY; encoded by the coding sequence ATGGTCGCTGAGTCACACCTGCACACCTTCGATGTTGATACTGACCCAAATATTTTTGGGCCCGTTTCACTGGAAGCCCTCGCAAGCAATGCGCCGGCTCGACACCTGCTCAAGCTGACGCCGGGTGTTCCGCGAAGCGGGCACTACGATGAGCTGGCCGCGGTTTTCCGACCGGTGTTTGCCCGGATTGCGGAAGGCGCCAGCGAGCGCGATGCCACTCGGACGCTCCCTTTCGAGCAGGTCGGTTGGCTCAACCGCGAGCGTTTCGGTGCCCTGCGGATTCCGGTCAGCGAGGGCGGCTATGGCGCAAGCCTGAGCGACCTTTTCCGCCTGCTCATCGAACTTGCCGAGGCGGATTCGCAAGTGGCGCACCTATGGCGTGCACACATCGCTTTCGTCGAATCGGCGCTCATGCTGCAGGACGCCGCCGTGCGCAGCCGCTGGACCGAAAGAATCGCCGCGGGCCAGATCGTCGGCAACGCCTACACCGAACGCGGCGGAAACACCTTGGGCTCGCTCAACACCACGCTGGAGCAGCGCGGGGAACGATGGTTCGTGACCGGTGAAAAATACTATTGCACCGGCACCATCTATGCGGACTGGGTTGCAGTGGCAGCCTCCCACCCGAATCTTGCCGGCCGCCAGATTGCCCTGGTTTCCACGCAGCGCTCCGGCGTCAAGATCTACGACGACTGGGACGGGTTCGGCCAACAGCTCACCGGGACGGGCTCCACGACATTCCAGGATGTTCCGGTCGACACATTGTTGCCGGAGGAACAGCAAATCAACGACCCGGAATCCGCGATCTTCCAGCTGGTGCTGCTTGCCGTGCAGGCCGGAATCACGCGTGCGGCGCTGAACGACGTGCGATCGGCGGTGCAGGCGCGGACCCGAACGTTCAGCACCGGAACGGGTGTCCCGATCCGAAACGAACCGCAGGTCCTGCAGCTGGTCGGCGAAATTTCGGCTGCCGCCTTCGCCACGGATTCCATTGTCTTGGCCGCCGTCGCGGAAATTGAAATCGCCCTCGGCGATGATTCGCTCAGCCCGGCCGAGCGCTTCGCGGTGTGCGAACTGGCCGCTGATCGAGCGCAAACGATCGTCCAGCCGATGGCGCTCGCGGCAGCGACCAAACTCTTTGACGGACTTGGGGCCTCGGCAACGGCCAAGGGCTGCAACATGGACCGTCATTGGCGAAACGCACGCACGGTTGCCACCCACAATCCCGCAATCTACAAGGCACGCATCGTTGGCGACTACGAGGTCAACGGAACCGCTCCCAAGCGCCTCAACGCCGTCGGCGACCTCGGCTCAACCACCGGAACAGCCGGCTACTAA
- a CDS encoding methionine ABC transporter permease, whose protein sequence is MSNLAFGINVLASSTNGSGAAAFDLNRIIELWPEIALAIGQTLAMLLVSIPIAILIGTPLGIWLYSMSPNGLRPRPRIHRIVDGLVNTMRSFPFLILLIAIIPFTRFVVGTTIGTAAVIVPLTINAIPYFARFVEQNLTQLGSGVVEAARAMGATRGQIVRDVLLVEGRPALIGSITIMTVSFISYSAMAGLVGGGGIGDFAIRYGYYRYETGMMIVAIVLMILMVQLVQISGTRLAARLDKRH, encoded by the coding sequence ATGTCTAATCTTGCATTTGGCATCAACGTCCTGGCGTCCTCCACCAACGGAAGCGGAGCCGCGGCCTTTGACCTCAACCGCATCATCGAATTGTGGCCCGAAATCGCCTTGGCCATCGGCCAGACCCTGGCCATGCTCCTGGTGTCGATTCCGATCGCGATCCTCATTGGAACCCCACTGGGCATCTGGCTCTACTCGATGTCGCCGAACGGCCTGCGCCCGCGCCCGCGCATCCACCGGATCGTTGACGGGCTCGTGAACACCATGCGTTCGTTCCCGTTCCTGATCCTGCTGATTGCCATCATTCCGTTCACGCGATTCGTTGTGGGAACAACCATCGGCACGGCCGCGGTGATCGTCCCGCTGACGATCAACGCCATCCCGTACTTCGCCCGATTCGTTGAGCAGAACCTGACCCAGCTGGGCAGTGGCGTGGTCGAAGCCGCCCGCGCCATGGGTGCCACCCGCGGACAAATTGTCAGGGATGTGCTGCTGGTCGAAGGGCGCCCGGCACTCATCGGCTCGATCACCATCATGACGGTGAGCTTCATCAGCTACTCGGCCATGGCCGGGTTGGTCGGTGGCGGCGGAATCGGCGACTTCGCCATCCGTTACGGCTATTACAGGTATGAAACGGGCATGATGATCGTCGCCATCGTCCTGATGATCCTGATGGTCCAACTGGTCCAGATCTCCGGCACCAGGCTCGCCGCACGCCTGGACAAGCGCCACTAA